A section of the Amblyomma americanum isolate KBUSLIRL-KWMA chromosome 2, ASM5285725v1, whole genome shotgun sequence genome encodes:
- the LOC144119588 gene encoding uncharacterized protein LOC144119588 codes for MDNFLAPSSAGFVLLVIMSYLPGPLRVANAAGPALLCEMPRDMKVHMLQCTKRILQPHVVTLLEKRSKRFFKGRDIVDALTDMCVEGSRLINNHVALTVMQVKEEDKNFTEYALRNCVNSTRYVMAYGDS; via the exons ATGGACAACTTCCTTGCGCCGTCGTCGGCGGGGTTTGTGCTGCTCGTTATAATGTCCTACCTGCCCGGACCACTGCGTGTGGCCAATGCAGCCGGCCCGGCGTTGCTTTGCG AAATGCCGAGGGACATGAAGGTACACATGCTGCAGTGTACCAAGAGGATCCTTCAACCGCAT GTGGTGACGCTTCTCGAAAAGCGCAGCAAGCGGTTCTTCAAGGGACGCGACATTGTGGACGCCCTCACCGACATGTGCGTCGAAGGGTCGCGCCTTATCAACAACCAC GTTGCTCTCACCGTGATGCAAGTCAAG gaAGAGGACAAGAACTTCACCGAGTATGCTCTCCGGAACTGTGTGAACAGCACCCGCTATGTGATGGCATATGGCGATTCTTAA